The Streptomyces avermitilis MA-4680 = NBRC 14893 genome contains a region encoding:
- the recQ gene encoding DNA helicase RecQ, whose product MGGTGVVTGMSTAEALDESEALTTLHRVFGYEAFRGEQEAVIEHVVAGGDAVVLMPTGGGKSLCYQIPALVRPGTGVVVSPLIALMQDQVDALRALGVRAGFINSTQDFDERRTMEAAFLAGELDLLYLAPERLRLEGTLDLLSRGKISVFAIDEAHCVSQWGHDFRPDYLALSLLGERWPDVPRLALTATATHATHQEITQRLGMPTARHFVASFDRPNIQYRIVPKADPKKQLLSFLSDEHAGDAGIVYCLSRNSVEKTAEFLSRNGIEAVPYHAGLDAGTRAAHQSRFLREEGLVVVATIAFGMGIDKPDVRFVAHLDLPKSVEGYYQETGRAGRDGLPSTAWMAYGLNDVIQQRKLIQGGEGDEAFRRRAAAHLDAMLGLCETAQCRRGQLLAYFGQDPQSGGCGNCDTCLVPPDTWDGTIAAQKVLSTVWRLERERRQKFGAVQIIDILLGRRTAKVIQFDHDQLSVFGIGEELTEGEWRGVVRQILAQGLLAVEGEYGTLVLTEASGTVLRREREVPLRKDPPKPTASRSSAGSGAGSAKGERKPKAAVAELSPELQPAFEALRAWRAEQAREQGVPAYVIFHDATLREIVTAWPSSVAELGTISGVGEKKLATYGEGVLGALAALGGTPGDDTQKSPTAEAEPAPDWPEMDEEPEPEEWM is encoded by the coding sequence ATGGGCGGGACGGGTGTGGTGACCGGAATGAGCACGGCGGAGGCACTGGACGAGAGCGAGGCGCTGACCACGCTTCACCGCGTCTTCGGGTACGAGGCCTTCCGCGGTGAGCAGGAAGCGGTCATCGAGCACGTGGTGGCCGGCGGCGACGCGGTCGTCCTCATGCCGACCGGCGGCGGCAAGTCGCTGTGCTACCAGATCCCGGCCCTGGTCAGACCCGGTACGGGGGTGGTCGTCTCGCCCCTCATCGCGCTGATGCAGGACCAGGTGGACGCGCTGCGGGCGCTGGGCGTGCGCGCCGGGTTCATCAACTCGACGCAGGACTTCGACGAGCGGCGCACGATGGAGGCCGCGTTCCTGGCCGGGGAGCTGGACCTGCTCTACCTGGCTCCGGAGCGCCTGCGGCTGGAAGGGACCCTCGATCTGCTCTCACGCGGCAAGATCTCGGTCTTCGCCATCGACGAGGCGCACTGTGTGTCGCAGTGGGGTCACGACTTCCGCCCCGACTATCTGGCGCTGTCGCTGCTGGGCGAGCGGTGGCCGGACGTGCCGCGGCTCGCGCTCACGGCGACGGCCACGCACGCGACGCACCAGGAGATCACCCAGCGCCTGGGCATGCCGACCGCCCGGCACTTCGTGGCGAGCTTCGACCGCCCCAACATCCAGTACCGGATCGTGCCCAAGGCCGACCCCAAGAAGCAGCTGCTGTCCTTCCTGAGCGACGAGCACGCGGGCGACGCGGGCATCGTCTACTGCCTCTCGCGGAACTCGGTGGAGAAGACGGCCGAGTTCCTCTCCCGCAACGGTATCGAGGCGGTGCCGTACCACGCGGGCCTGGACGCGGGCACCCGTGCGGCCCACCAGTCCCGCTTCCTGCGTGAGGAAGGCCTCGTCGTGGTCGCGACGATCGCCTTCGGCATGGGCATCGACAAGCCGGACGTGCGGTTCGTCGCCCACCTCGACCTGCCGAAGTCCGTCGAGGGCTACTACCAGGAGACAGGCCGTGCGGGCCGCGACGGACTGCCGTCCACGGCCTGGATGGCCTACGGGCTGAACGACGTCATACAACAGCGGAAGCTGATCCAGGGCGGCGAGGGCGACGAGGCGTTCCGGCGCCGGGCCGCCGCCCACCTGGACGCGATGCTGGGGCTGTGCGAGACGGCACAGTGCCGCCGCGGCCAGCTGCTCGCCTACTTCGGCCAGGACCCGCAGTCCGGCGGCTGCGGCAACTGCGACACATGCCTCGTGCCGCCCGACACCTGGGACGGCACGATCGCGGCGCAGAAGGTGCTGTCCACGGTGTGGCGCCTGGAGCGGGAGCGACGCCAGAAGTTCGGTGCGGTGCAGATCATCGACATCCTGCTGGGGCGGCGCACGGCGAAGGTGATCCAGTTCGACCACGACCAGCTGTCCGTGTTCGGCATCGGCGAGGAGCTGACCGAAGGAGAATGGCGCGGAGTCGTACGGCAGATACTGGCGCAGGGGCTGCTCGCGGTCGAGGGCGAGTACGGGACGCTGGTGCTGACGGAGGCGAGCGGGACGGTGCTGCGGCGCGAGCGGGAGGTGCCGCTGCGCAAGGATCCGCCGAAGCCGACGGCATCCCGGTCCTCGGCGGGCTCCGGCGCGGGCTCCGCCAAGGGCGAGCGCAAGCCGAAGGCGGCCGTGGCCGAGCTCTCGCCGGAACTTCAGCCGGCCTTCGAGGCCCTGCGCGCCTGGCGCGCCGAGCAGGCGCGCGAGCAGGGCGTCCCGGCGTACGTCATCTTCCACGACGCCACGCTCCGGGAGATCGTCACGGCGTGGCCGTCCTCGGTGGCGGAGCTGGGCACCATCAGCGGGGTGGGCGAGAAGAAGCTGGCGACGTACGGGGAGGGCGTGCTGGGGGCACTCGCCGCGCTGGGCGGGACACCCGGTGATGACACCCAGAAGTCCCCGACGGCCGAAGCCGAGCCGGCTCCGGACTGGCCCGAGATGGACGAGGAACCGGAGCCGGAGGAGTGGATGTAG
- the nuoK gene encoding NADH-quinone oxidoreductase subunit NuoK, which produces MNPVNYLYLAALLFTIGATGVLIRRNAIVVFMCVELMLNACNLAFVAFSRLHGNLDGQIIAFFTMVVAAAEVVVGLAIIVSLFRSRHSASVDDASLMKL; this is translated from the coding sequence GTGAACCCCGTCAACTACCTGTATCTCGCCGCCCTGTTGTTCACGATCGGCGCCACCGGCGTACTGATCAGACGGAACGCGATCGTGGTGTTCATGTGTGTCGAGCTGATGCTCAACGCCTGCAATCTCGCGTTCGTCGCCTTCTCCCGGCTGCACGGCAATCTCGACGGCCAGATCATCGCCTTCTTCACGATGGTCGTCGCCGCCGCGGAGGTCGTGGTCGGGCTCGCGATCATCGTGTCGCTGTTCCGTTCCCGCCACTCGGCCTCGGTCGACGACGCCAGCCTGATGAAGCTGTAA
- the nuoL gene encoding NADH-quinone oxidoreductase subunit L: MTNPENLIALLVAAPLLGAAVLLCGGRRLDAVGHWIGTVLAAASFVIGVVLFADMLGKGAEERTFTQHLFSWIPVAGFKADVGFQLDQLSMTFVLLITGVGSLIHLYSVGYMEHDERRRRFFGYLNLFLAAMLLLVLADNYLLLYVGWEGVGLASYLLIGFWQHKPSAATAAKKAFLVNRVGDMGLSIAIMLMFTTFGTFAFGPVFTHVGDTGEGKLTAIGLMLLLAACGKSAQVPLQSWLGDAMEGPTPVSALIHAATMVTAGVYLIVRSGAIFNAAPDAQLVVTVVGAVTLLFGAIVGCAKDDIKKALAGSTMSQIGYMVLAAGLGPIGYVFAIMHLVTHGFFKAGLFLGAGSVMHGMNDEVDMRKYGGLRKYMPITFITFGLGYLAIIGFPGLSGFFSKDKIIEAAFAKGGTEGWILGGAALLGAAITAYYMTRVMLMTFFGEKRWQPDAEGHEPHPHESPSSMTIPMIVLAFGSVFAGGFFSIGDRFLHWLEPVTGHSEGNSPVSALSVTVATMVLLVVGAGIAYAQYGRRPVPVLAPRGSLLTRAARRDLLQDDFNHVVLVRGGEHLTRSLVYVDHTLVDGVVNGTAASVGGLSGRLRKLQNGYARSYAVSMFGGVAVLIALTLLMRAV, translated from the coding sequence GTGACTAACCCTGAGAACCTGATCGCGCTGCTGGTGGCGGCGCCTCTGCTCGGAGCGGCCGTACTGCTGTGCGGTGGCCGGCGGCTCGATGCCGTCGGCCACTGGATCGGCACGGTCCTCGCGGCGGCCTCCTTCGTGATCGGCGTGGTGCTCTTCGCCGACATGCTGGGCAAGGGCGCCGAGGAGCGGACCTTCACGCAGCACCTGTTCAGCTGGATCCCGGTCGCCGGCTTCAAGGCCGACGTCGGCTTCCAGCTCGACCAGCTGTCGATGACGTTCGTCCTGCTGATCACCGGCGTCGGCTCACTCATCCACCTGTACTCGGTCGGGTACATGGAGCACGACGAGCGCCGCCGCCGGTTCTTCGGCTATCTGAACCTGTTCCTCGCGGCGATGCTGCTGCTCGTCCTCGCCGACAACTACCTGCTGTTGTACGTCGGCTGGGAGGGCGTCGGCCTCGCCTCCTACCTGCTGATCGGCTTCTGGCAGCACAAGCCCAGCGCCGCCACCGCCGCGAAGAAGGCCTTCCTGGTCAACCGCGTCGGCGACATGGGCCTGTCGATCGCGATCATGCTGATGTTCACGACGTTCGGGACGTTCGCGTTCGGACCCGTCTTCACCCACGTGGGTGACACCGGCGAGGGCAAGCTCACCGCCATCGGCCTGATGCTGTTGCTCGCGGCCTGCGGCAAGTCCGCCCAGGTGCCGTTGCAGTCGTGGCTCGGGGACGCGATGGAGGGCCCGACCCCGGTCTCGGCCCTCATCCACGCCGCGACCATGGTGACCGCCGGTGTGTATCTGATCGTCCGCTCCGGCGCGATCTTCAACGCGGCGCCCGACGCACAGCTCGTCGTCACCGTCGTCGGTGCGGTGACGCTCCTGTTCGGTGCGATCGTCGGTTGCGCGAAGGACGACATCAAGAAGGCGCTCGCCGGGTCGACCATGTCGCAGATCGGCTACATGGTGCTGGCGGCGGGTCTCGGCCCGATCGGCTACGTCTTCGCGATCATGCACCTGGTGACGCACGGCTTCTTCAAGGCCGGGCTCTTCCTCGGCGCCGGTTCGGTCATGCACGGCATGAACGACGAGGTGGACATGAGGAAGTACGGCGGCCTCAGGAAGTACATGCCGATCACGTTCATCACCTTCGGCCTCGGCTACCTCGCCATCATCGGCTTCCCGGGTCTGTCCGGCTTCTTCTCCAAGGACAAGATCATCGAGGCGGCCTTCGCCAAGGGCGGCACCGAGGGCTGGATCCTCGGCGGCGCGGCCCTGCTCGGCGCGGCCATCACCGCGTACTACATGACGCGCGTGATGCTGATGACCTTCTTCGGGGAGAAGCGCTGGCAGCCCGATGCGGAGGGCCATGAGCCGCATCCGCACGAGTCGCCGAGTTCCATGACGATCCCGATGATCGTGCTGGCCTTCGGATCGGTCTTCGCCGGCGGGTTCTTCAGCATCGGCGACCGTTTCCTGCACTGGCTGGAGCCGGTCACCGGGCACTCGGAGGGCAACTCGCCCGTCAGCGCCCTCTCGGTCACGGTGGCCACCATGGTGTTGCTCGTCGTCGGCGCCGGAATCGCGTACGCCCAGTACGGGCGTCGCCCCGTCCCGGTGCTCGCCCCGCGCGGCTCCCTGCTCACCAGGGCCGCCCGGCGCGATCTGCTCCAGGACGACTTCAACCACGTCGTGCTCGTCCGCGGCGGGGAGCACCTCACGCGCTCCCTGGTGTACGTCGACCACACCCTGGTCGACGGCGTCGTCAACGGCACGGCGGCCTCGGTCGGCGGGCTCTCCGGACGGCTCCGCAAGCTCCAGAACGGCTATGCGCGGTCGTACGCGGTCTCGATGTTCGGCGGTGTGGCGGTCCTCATCGCCTTGACCCTGCTGATGAGGGCGGTCTGA
- a CDS encoding NADH-quinone oxidoreductase subunit J gives MSAQLAAYSTSTGEAFQFWILGTVAVIGALCTVLMKKAVHSALCLAGTMIILAVFYLANGAYFLGVVQIVVYTGAIMMLFLFVVMLVGVTAADSLKETIKGQRWLALVCGLGFGTLLFAGIGNASIKEFDGLGTANANGNVEGLAALIFTKYVFAFEITGALLITAAVGAMVLTHRERTERAKTQRELSEQRVREGKHLPPLPAPGVYARHNAVDIAGLLPDGTPSELTVNKTLRERGQIRDVSTEALNDLKALERRAEERLERTDVEPVSPKRTEEASK, from the coding sequence ATGAGCGCGCAGCTCGCCGCCTACTCCACCTCCACCGGTGAGGCCTTCCAGTTCTGGATCCTCGGCACCGTCGCCGTGATCGGCGCCCTGTGCACCGTCCTCATGAAGAAGGCCGTGCACAGCGCCCTCTGCCTCGCCGGCACCATGATCATCCTGGCGGTGTTCTACCTCGCCAACGGCGCCTACTTCCTGGGCGTCGTGCAGATCGTCGTCTACACCGGCGCGATCATGATGCTGTTCCTGTTCGTGGTGATGCTCGTCGGCGTCACCGCGGCGGACTCGCTGAAGGAGACCATCAAGGGCCAGCGCTGGCTGGCCCTGGTGTGCGGGCTCGGTTTCGGCACCCTGCTGTTCGCGGGCATCGGCAACGCGTCCATCAAGGAGTTCGACGGCCTCGGCACGGCCAATGCGAACGGCAACGTGGAGGGCCTCGCCGCCCTCATCTTCACCAAGTACGTGTTCGCCTTCGAAATCACCGGCGCCCTGCTCATCACGGCCGCCGTCGGCGCCATGGTGCTCACCCACCGCGAGCGCACCGAGCGGGCCAAGACCCAGCGCGAGCTGTCCGAGCAGCGCGTACGCGAGGGCAAGCACCTGCCGCCGCTGCCGGCCCCCGGCGTCTACGCCCGGCACAACGCGGTGGACATCGCGGGCCTCCTCCCGGACGGCACCCCGTCCGAGCTGACCGTCAACAAGACGCTGCGGGAGCGCGGCCAGATCCGTGACGTGTCCACCGAGGCGCTGAACGACCTGAAGGCTCTGGAGCGCCGGGCCGAGGAGCGCCTGGAGCGGACCGACGTCGAGCCGGTGAGCCCGAAGCGGACCGAGGAGGCGTCGAAGTGA
- the nuoI gene encoding NADH-quinone oxidoreductase subunit NuoI: MAEEPKETGPGFQNPVAGFGVTFKAMFKKRLTEQYPEQQKTTAPRFHGRHQLNRHPDGLEKCVGCELCAWACPADAIYVEGADNTDEERYSPGERYGRVYQINYARCILCGLCIEACPTRALTMTNEFELADSSRANLIYTKEQLLAGLDDNMVDSPHAIYPGMDEQDYYRGLVTEAAPGTERQVAVSKGEKPQDEGVEA; encoded by the coding sequence ATGGCTGAGGAACCCAAGGAGACCGGTCCCGGTTTCCAGAACCCCGTCGCCGGCTTCGGCGTGACCTTCAAGGCCATGTTCAAGAAGCGGCTGACCGAGCAGTACCCGGAGCAGCAGAAGACCACCGCCCCGCGGTTCCACGGCAGGCATCAGCTCAACCGCCATCCGGACGGCCTGGAGAAGTGCGTCGGCTGCGAGCTGTGCGCCTGGGCGTGTCCCGCCGACGCCATCTATGTGGAGGGCGCCGACAACACGGACGAGGAGCGCTACTCGCCGGGCGAGCGGTACGGGCGGGTCTACCAGATCAACTACGCCCGCTGCATCCTGTGCGGCCTGTGCATCGAGGCATGCCCCACGCGCGCGCTGACGATGACGAACGAGTTCGAGCTGGCCGACTCCAGCCGCGCCAACCTCATCTACACCAAGGAGCAGCTGCTCGCCGGACTGGACGACAACATGGTCGACAGCCCGCACGCCATCTACCCCGGGATGGACGAGCAGGACTACTACCGGGGTCTGGTCACGGAGGCCGCCCCCGGCACCGAGCGCCAGGTCGCCGTCTCCAAGGGCGAGAAGCCTCAGGACGAGGGGGTGGAGGCATGA
- the nuoN gene encoding NADH-quinone oxidoreductase subunit NuoN — MSASAVHSLWTTAADPISKIDAPKIEYGQLSPTLIVIGAALVGVLVEAFVPRKSRYYAQVFVSVVALAAAFAAVVALAAGGYGTTKAHIAAMGAIAVDGPALFLQGTILLAGLLGVFTFAERRLDPEVHGNRVDSFAAQAASVPGSDSEKAAVKAGFTTTEVFPLLLFAVGGMLIFPSANDLLTLFVALEVFSLPLYLLCAVARRKRLMSQEAAVKYFLLGAFASAFTLFGIALLYGYAGSMSYATIAQVVDGTVQNVDPALAGTMGNDALLLVGAAMLVMGLLFKVGAVPFHMWTPDVYQGAPTPVTGFMAAATKVAAFGALLRLLYVVLPGLRWDWRPVMWAVAIVTMLGGAIVAITQTDIKRLLAYSSIAHAGFILAGVIATTPDGVSSVLFYLGAYSFVTIGAFAVVTLVRDAGGEATHLSKWAGLGRRSPLVAAVFAVFLLAFAGIPLTSGFAGKFAVFKAAAEGGAAPLVVVGVISSAIAAFFYIRVIVLMFFSEPRPEGPTVAVPSPLTTTVIGVGVVVTLVLGVAPQYFLDLAG, encoded by the coding sequence GTGAGCGCATCAGCCGTCCACAGCCTGTGGACAACGGCGGCCGATCCGATTTCCAAGATCGACGCACCCAAGATCGAATACGGGCAATTGTCGCCCACCCTGATCGTCATCGGGGCGGCTCTCGTCGGAGTGCTGGTCGAGGCGTTCGTCCCGCGCAAGTCCCGCTACTACGCCCAGGTGTTCGTGTCCGTCGTCGCGCTCGCCGCCGCCTTCGCGGCCGTGGTGGCGCTCGCGGCGGGCGGATACGGCACCACGAAGGCGCACATCGCGGCCATGGGCGCGATCGCCGTCGACGGACCGGCCCTGTTCCTCCAGGGCACGATCCTGCTCGCCGGACTGCTCGGCGTGTTCACCTTCGCCGAACGGCGCCTCGACCCGGAGGTACACGGCAACCGGGTCGACTCCTTCGCCGCGCAGGCCGCGTCCGTGCCGGGCAGCGACAGCGAGAAAGCGGCGGTCAAGGCAGGGTTCACCACCACCGAGGTGTTCCCGCTGCTCCTCTTCGCCGTCGGCGGCATGCTGATCTTCCCGTCGGCCAACGACCTGCTGACGCTCTTCGTGGCCCTGGAAGTCTTCTCGCTGCCCCTGTACCTGCTGTGCGCCGTGGCCCGCCGCAAGCGGCTCATGTCGCAGGAGGCCGCCGTCAAGTACTTCCTGCTCGGCGCCTTCGCCTCCGCGTTCACCCTCTTCGGCATCGCGCTCCTGTACGGATACGCGGGCTCGATGTCGTACGCGACGATCGCGCAGGTCGTCGACGGCACCGTGCAGAACGTCGACCCGGCGCTCGCCGGCACCATGGGCAACGACGCGCTGCTGCTCGTCGGCGCCGCGATGCTGGTGATGGGGCTGCTGTTCAAGGTGGGCGCGGTGCCGTTCCACATGTGGACGCCGGACGTGTACCAGGGCGCGCCGACCCCGGTCACCGGCTTCATGGCGGCGGCGACCAAGGTGGCGGCGTTCGGCGCGCTGCTGCGGCTCCTGTACGTGGTCCTGCCGGGCCTGCGCTGGGACTGGCGGCCGGTCATGTGGGCCGTCGCGATCGTCACCATGCTCGGCGGTGCGATCGTCGCGATCACCCAGACCGACATCAAACGGCTGCTCGCGTACTCGTCGATCGCGCACGCGGGCTTCATCCTCGCGGGTGTCATCGCGACGACCCCGGACGGTGTCTCGTCCGTCCTCTTCTACCTGGGCGCCTACTCGTTCGTGACGATCGGGGCCTTCGCGGTGGTCACACTCGTCCGGGACGCGGGCGGCGAGGCCACCCACCTGTCCAAGTGGGCGGGGCTCGGGCGCAGGTCGCCGCTGGTGGCGGCCGTGTTCGCGGTCTTCCTGCTGGCCTTCGCGGGCATTCCGCTGACCTCCGGGTTCGCCGGAAAGTTCGCCGTGTTCAAGGCGGCGGCGGAGGGCGGCGCGGCCCCGCTCGTCGTGGTCGGTGTGATCTCGTCGGCGATCGCCGCGTTCTTCTACATCCGGGTGATCGTGCTGATGTTCTTCAGCGAGCCGCGTCCGGAGGGGCCGACGGTGGCCGTGCCGTCGCCGCTGACGACGACGGTGATCGGGGTGGGCGTGGTGGTCACGCTGGTGCTGGGGGTCGCACCGCAGTACTTCCTGGATCTGGCCGGTTAG
- the nuoH gene encoding NADH-quinone oxidoreductase subunit NuoH, whose product MTPYLAAEDLSMFGRDPWWLVVVKAVFCFAFLMITVLFSIVWERKVVAWMQLRIGPNRHGPWGMLQSLADGIKLMLKEDLIVKRADKVVYVLAPIVAAIPAFMAIAVIPFGPADNEISIFGHRTAMQLTDLPIAMLYILAVASVGIYGIVLAGWSSGSTYPLLGGLRSCAQMISYEIAMGAAFASVFLYSGSMSTSTIVEQQHDRWYIVLLPVSFVIYIVTMVGETNRAPFDMPESEGDLVGGFNTEYSSIKFAMFMLAEYVNMVTVSAVSTTLFLGGWRAPWPISTFWEGANHGWWPMLWFVVKVQLLLFFFIWLRGTLPRVRYDQLMKLGWKVLIPVSVVWLMLVATVRTLRNENYDFADIALYVGGGVLVLLLLSFVADMFREKSKEAAAPAEEPAAFDPMAGGFPVPPLPGQTLPPVPRRRPRRDRELIVSGGPDTASDGPANGKEASDG is encoded by the coding sequence ATGACTCCGTACCTCGCCGCCGAAGACCTGTCGATGTTCGGCCGCGACCCCTGGTGGCTGGTCGTCGTCAAAGCCGTCTTCTGCTTCGCCTTCCTGATGATCACCGTGCTGTTCTCCATCGTGTGGGAGCGCAAGGTCGTCGCCTGGATGCAGCTGCGCATCGGCCCCAACCGGCACGGCCCCTGGGGCATGCTCCAGTCGCTCGCCGATGGCATCAAGCTGATGCTCAAGGAAGATCTCATCGTCAAGCGCGCCGACAAGGTGGTGTACGTCCTCGCGCCGATCGTCGCGGCCATCCCGGCCTTCATGGCGATCGCCGTGATCCCCTTCGGGCCGGCCGACAACGAGATCTCGATCTTCGGCCACCGTACGGCGATGCAGCTCACCGACCTGCCGATCGCGATGCTCTACATCCTCGCGGTCGCGTCGGTCGGCATCTACGGGATCGTGCTCGCGGGTTGGAGTTCCGGATCCACGTACCCGCTGCTGGGCGGCCTGCGCTCCTGCGCGCAGATGATCTCCTACGAGATCGCCATGGGCGCCGCGTTCGCCTCGGTGTTCCTCTACTCCGGGTCGATGTCGACCTCGACGATCGTCGAGCAGCAGCACGACCGCTGGTACATCGTCCTGCTGCCGGTCTCGTTCGTGATCTACATCGTGACGATGGTCGGCGAGACCAACCGCGCCCCCTTCGACATGCCGGAGTCCGAGGGGGACCTGGTCGGCGGCTTCAACACCGAGTACTCGTCCATCAAGTTCGCGATGTTCATGCTCGCCGAGTACGTGAACATGGTGACGGTCTCGGCCGTGTCGACGACGCTCTTCCTGGGCGGCTGGCGGGCTCCCTGGCCGATCAGCACCTTCTGGGAGGGCGCCAACCACGGCTGGTGGCCGATGCTCTGGTTCGTGGTGAAGGTGCAGCTGCTGCTGTTCTTCTTCATCTGGCTGCGCGGCACTCTGCCCCGCGTCCGCTACGACCAGCTGATGAAGCTCGGCTGGAAGGTCCTCATCCCGGTCTCCGTGGTCTGGCTGATGCTCGTCGCGACCGTGCGGACCCTGCGGAACGAGAACTACGACTTCGCCGACATCGCGCTGTACGTCGGCGGCGGCGTCCTCGTCCTCCTGCTGCTGTCCTTCGTCGCCGACATGTTCCGCGAGAAGTCGAAGGAGGCCGCCGCGCCCGCCGAGGAGCCCGCCGCCTTCGACCCGATGGCGGGCGGCTTCCCCGTACCGCCGCTGCCGGGACAGACGCTCCCGCCGGTGCCGCGACGCCGCCCGCGCCGCGATCGCGAGTTGATTGTCAGTGGCGGGCCGGATACTGCGAGTGACGGACCTGCGAACGGAAAGGAGGCGTCCGATGGCTGA
- a CDS encoding NADH-quinone oxidoreductase subunit M, with product MSFPLLTATAVLPALGALATAAVPAARRTAAKWLALAVSLATLVLAAVVLVRFEPGGARYQLTESHPWIKDFGVRYELGVDGIGVALVALTALLIPFIILAGWHDADPLETRSSRWRPTQGFFALILAVEAMVILSFEATDVFLFYIFFEAMLIPMYFLIGGFGDRAHGAYQSAVTAAQRDEAAATQRSYAAVKFLLYNLVGGLIMLAAVIGLYVVAGNFSLQEIVQARANGSLHMATSTERWLFLGFFFAFAVKAPLWPLHTWLPNAMGESTAPVAVLITAVVDKVGTFAMLRFCLGLFPEASKWATPVILVLALISIVYGALLAVGQRDIKRLVAYASISHFGFIVLGIFAMTSQGQSGATLYMVNHGISTAALMLVAGFLISRRGSRLIADYGGVQKVAPVLAGTFLIGGLATLSLPGLAPFVSEFLVLVGTFTRYPAVGIIATFGIVLAALYTLVLYQRTMTGPVKAEVAEMPDLRARELLVVAPLIALLIFLGVYPKPVTDIVNPAVQQTMSDVHEKDPKPEVEAAK from the coding sequence ATGTCCTTTCCTCTGCTGACAGCGACGGCGGTGCTCCCGGCCCTCGGGGCGCTCGCCACGGCCGCCGTGCCGGCCGCGCGACGCACCGCCGCCAAGTGGCTGGCGCTGGCCGTCTCACTGGCCACGCTGGTGCTCGCCGCGGTGGTCCTGGTCCGCTTCGAGCCGGGCGGCGCCCGCTACCAGCTCACCGAATCCCACCCCTGGATCAAGGACTTCGGGGTGCGGTACGAGCTGGGCGTGGACGGCATCGGGGTGGCGCTGGTCGCGCTGACCGCGCTGCTGATCCCGTTCATCATTCTGGCGGGGTGGCACGACGCCGATCCGTTGGAGACCCGGTCCTCACGCTGGCGGCCGACCCAGGGCTTCTTCGCTCTGATCCTGGCCGTCGAGGCGATGGTGATCCTCTCCTTCGAGGCCACCGACGTCTTCCTCTTCTACATCTTCTTCGAAGCCATGCTGATCCCGATGTACTTCCTCATCGGAGGCTTCGGGGACCGCGCCCACGGCGCGTATCAATCCGCCGTCACCGCGGCGCAGCGCGACGAGGCGGCGGCGACGCAACGCTCGTACGCCGCCGTGAAGTTCCTCCTCTACAACCTGGTCGGCGGCCTGATCATGCTGGCCGCGGTGATCGGCCTCTACGTGGTGGCCGGGAACTTCTCGCTCCAGGAGATCGTGCAGGCGCGGGCCAACGGCTCGCTGCACATGGCGACCAGCACCGAGCGGTGGCTGTTCCTCGGGTTCTTCTTCGCCTTCGCGGTGAAGGCGCCGCTGTGGCCGCTGCACACCTGGCTGCCCAACGCCATGGGGGAATCCACCGCCCCGGTCGCCGTACTGATCACGGCGGTCGTCGACAAGGTGGGCACGTTCGCGATGCTCCGCTTCTGTCTCGGGCTGTTCCCGGAGGCGTCGAAGTGGGCGACGCCCGTCATCCTCGTGCTCGCACTGATCAGCATCGTCTACGGGGCGCTGCTCGCGGTCGGTCAGCGGGACATCAAGCGGCTGGTGGCGTACGCGTCGATCTCGCACTTCGGATTCATCGTCCTGGGCATCTTCGCGATGACCAGCCAGGGCCAGTCCGGCGCGACGCTCTACATGGTCAACCACGGGATCTCGACGGCCGCCCTGATGCTGGTCGCCGGCTTCCTGATCTCCCGGCGCGGATCGCGGCTCATCGCCGACTACGGGGGCGTGCAGAAGGTCGCGCCGGTGCTCGCCGGCACGTTCCTGATCGGGGGCCTGGCCACCCTGTCGCTCCCCGGCCTCGCGCCGTTCGTGAGTGAATTCCTGGTCCTGGTCGGCACGTTCACGCGCTACCCGGCGGTCGGGATCATCGCCACCTTCGGCATCGTCCTGGCCGCGCTCTACACCCTCGTCCTCTACCAGCGCACGATGACGGGCCCGGTGAAGGCGGAGGTCGCCGAGATGCCGGACCTCAGGGCGCGGGAACTCCTGGTGGTCGCCCCGCTGATCGCGCTGCTGATCTTCCTGGGCGTCTACCCGAAGCCGGTCACCGACATCGTCAACCCAGCGGTCCAGCAGACCATGTCCGACGTACACGAGAAGGACCCCAAGCCCGAGGTGGAGGCGGCCAAGTGA